The following coding sequences are from one Paenibacillus sp. FSL R5-0912 window:
- a CDS encoding HAMP domain-containing sensor histidine kinase, which translates to MIKTLYVRVILTFLSIIIFSLICSFFIGLYVFQQQISYKGQSEMLAVGQEIIHRYDDAKPKDTNEFLNSMVKISAHPINLYDPSGEHTFYGLSDSPAVTITPGVVRQVLQGKIYRSSTEDKDTFIGMPFMLKGEWYAMFLQYSAENEDIVNRMVLFVLLLVLVLGSVCIVVAARYLVEPIKALTDATKRLAKGDFEVDLKRNRVDEIGELTQSYVEMAGELKQLELMRQDFVSNVSHEIQTPLTSISGFAKALQNNDLIAEEERKDYLDIIIAESGRLSRLSDNLLKLASLDSGHHPFQAGFFRLDEQIRTIVVTCEPQWSARSIVIDLELPEAVNIIGDEDQLKQVWMNLLSNSIKFTPEGGKIRIRVDSSAAEVSVTISDNGIGISPEEVGAIFQRFYKADKSRRGNNNGNGLGLAIVQKIVSLHQGSIEVDVTAEEGTTMIVRLPVHHS; encoded by the coding sequence ATGATCAAGACACTGTATGTTCGGGTCATTCTTACGTTTCTCAGTATCATCATCTTCAGCCTGATCTGTTCCTTTTTCATTGGCTTGTATGTTTTTCAGCAGCAAATAAGCTATAAGGGACAGAGCGAAATGCTCGCAGTGGGCCAGGAGATCATTCACCGCTATGATGACGCCAAGCCTAAAGATACCAATGAGTTCCTGAATAGTATGGTTAAGATATCGGCACATCCCATTAACCTGTACGATCCATCCGGAGAACATACTTTTTACGGGCTCTCGGATAGTCCGGCTGTGACCATCACCCCCGGGGTTGTCCGGCAAGTGCTGCAGGGAAAGATTTATCGTTCCTCGACGGAAGATAAGGATACGTTCATCGGGATGCCCTTTATGCTCAAGGGGGAGTGGTATGCAATGTTCTTGCAGTACTCTGCCGAGAATGAGGATATCGTCAACCGGATGGTACTCTTTGTGCTGCTGCTAGTGCTTGTGCTGGGAAGTGTATGTATTGTTGTGGCTGCCAGATATCTGGTGGAGCCGATCAAGGCATTGACGGATGCAACCAAAAGACTGGCCAAAGGTGACTTCGAGGTGGATCTTAAAAGGAACCGTGTGGACGAGATCGGGGAGTTGACGCAAAGCTATGTAGAGATGGCCGGAGAATTGAAGCAGCTGGAGTTGATGAGGCAGGATTTCGTATCGAATGTCTCTCATGAAATCCAGACACCGCTCACATCTATTTCCGGCTTTGCCAAGGCGCTGCAGAATAATGATTTGATTGCGGAGGAGGAGCGCAAGGACTATCTGGATATCATCATTGCGGAGAGTGGACGTCTGTCGAGACTAAGTGATAATTTGCTGAAGCTCGCTTCCCTGGATTCCGGACATCATCCCTTCCAAGCAGGCTTCTTCCGGCTTGACGAGCAGATTAGAACTATTGTTGTGACCTGTGAGCCGCAATGGTCTGCCCGAAGCATCGTTATCGATCTGGAACTGCCCGAAGCCGTCAATATCATTGGTGATGAAGACCAACTGAAGCAAGTATGGATGAATCTGCTCAGCAACAGCATCAAGTTCACGCCTGAAGGCGGGAAGATCCGTATCCGTGTAGACAGCAGTGCAGCAGAAGTATCCGTCACCATCAGCGATAACGGCATCGGGATTTCTCCGGAAGAGGTTGGCGCCATATTCCAAAGATTCTATAAAGCAGACAAGTCGCGCAGGGGAAATAACAACGGGAACGGTCTGGGGCTTGCGATTGTCCAAAAAATCGTTTCCCTGCATCAGGGGAGCATTGAGGTGGACGTTACGGCTGAAGAGGGAACCACGATGATCGTCAGGTTGCCCGTACACCATTCATGA
- a CDS encoding TetR/AcrR family transcriptional regulator: MNLREKQMQWTREIIKDTALGLFCAQGIERTGMAQIAEQAGVSRRTLYHHYKDKEELAAQIYVLNLEQMFGQLLFDFDFAQPVQSLEKILNQYLALRDHQESLIYYDAIFGVYYSTLSKNPADLPDFKKAMEVCYSGLIRLETESVTLEDKKKWLDILQKSTRLYFMYLQKAVIITHQRGGLVTEEDRAADRQFKDFIMNGVRAT; this comes from the coding sequence TTGAATTTGCGTGAAAAGCAGATGCAATGGACGAGGGAGATTATTAAGGATACAGCGCTGGGCTTGTTCTGTGCTCAAGGTATTGAGCGCACGGGTATGGCTCAAATAGCGGAGCAAGCCGGCGTCTCCCGGCGCACTTTGTATCATCATTATAAGGACAAGGAAGAATTAGCCGCTCAAATCTATGTCCTGAACCTGGAGCAGATGTTTGGACAGCTGCTGTTTGACTTTGATTTTGCACAGCCTGTACAGTCACTGGAGAAGATTCTGAATCAATACCTGGCGCTGAGAGATCATCAGGAGTCACTGATCTACTATGATGCCATTTTCGGAGTATACTACAGCACCCTGTCCAAGAATCCTGCGGACCTGCCTGATTTCAAGAAGGCTATGGAAGTCTGTTATTCGGGGTTAATACGCCTTGAGACCGAATCTGTGACTCTGGAGGACAAAAAGAAGTGGCTGGACATTCTGCAGAAGTCCACCCGCCTGTATTTCATGTATTTACAAAAAGCCGTAATTATTACCCATCAGCGGGGCGGTTTGGTTACCGAGGAAGACCGGGCAGCGGACCGGCAATTCAAGGATTTCATCATGAATGGTGTACGGGCAACCTGA